From the genome of Schaalia dentiphila ATCC 17982, one region includes:
- a CDS encoding threonine/serine ThrE exporter family protein codes for MAAHDRLAHQSQVVLRLGQMLLSFGASAYRVKKSMADLARAVGISEHRAQVTYTEIIATAYANGTFRTELAEQRLMGVNADKIDRINNYVASLHGKSVRVEDVSDELDKIAKVPGLYDWFSNALASGLACAAFAFLNGGGWVECSAVAVASFFGQALRRQMLIRHMNHFGVWMACGALAAMIYILLVAPAQHFLGIESTHQAGFISALLFLVPGFPLVTGLIDLVRQDFQGGVGRLVYVTMLVMSAGVAVWAISAVFGWSVTPEYGVSLVPWLHYLLRFLTSFVAAYGFAMLFNSPQRVCATAALIGAVINTARIALHLELGVPAPAAVGLAALAAGLLAVFVARRTRFSRVTLSVPAVVIMIPGVPLYRALTYLNNQQIDDALTALFTVMFTIVAIGMGLALSRMLTDKNWLVEKEERVPNLWEYEEENA; via the coding sequence ATGGCGGCGCACGATCGCCTTGCCCATCAATCCCAGGTCGTTCTCCGACTCGGCCAGATGCTTCTCTCGTTTGGTGCGAGTGCGTACCGCGTGAAAAAGTCGATGGCAGACCTCGCGCGCGCTGTCGGAATTTCTGAGCACCGAGCACAGGTCACCTACACGGAGATCATCGCCACTGCCTACGCGAACGGTACATTCCGCACGGAGCTCGCTGAGCAGCGCCTCATGGGCGTGAACGCAGACAAGATCGACCGCATCAACAACTACGTGGCCTCTCTGCACGGCAAGTCTGTGCGTGTCGAGGACGTATCGGATGAACTCGACAAGATCGCGAAGGTTCCCGGCCTCTACGACTGGTTCTCCAACGCGCTTGCCTCCGGTCTCGCCTGTGCGGCCTTCGCATTCCTGAACGGTGGGGGATGGGTCGAATGCTCTGCCGTCGCCGTCGCCTCGTTCTTCGGGCAGGCACTGCGCCGCCAGATGCTGATCCGCCACATGAACCACTTCGGCGTGTGGATGGCCTGTGGCGCTCTCGCAGCAATGATCTATATACTTCTCGTTGCTCCCGCACAGCATTTCCTCGGCATTGAGTCGACGCATCAGGCTGGCTTCATTTCCGCGCTGCTCTTCCTGGTCCCCGGCTTCCCGCTGGTGACGGGTCTGATTGATTTGGTGCGACAAGACTTCCAAGGCGGCGTCGGCCGCCTCGTCTACGTCACGATGCTCGTCATGTCGGCCGGCGTGGCTGTCTGGGCGATCTCGGCTGTTTTCGGTTGGTCCGTGACCCCCGAGTACGGTGTCTCGCTCGTTCCCTGGCTGCATTACCTCCTGCGCTTCCTCACGAGCTTTGTGGCCGCATACGGGTTCGCGATGCTTTTCAACTCGCCGCAACGCGTCTGTGCGACGGCCGCTCTCATCGGTGCGGTTATCAATACGGCTCGTATCGCGCTGCATCTGGAACTCGGAGTTCCCGCTCCGGCTGCCGTTGGCCTCGCCGCTCTCGCCGCCGGCCTTCTCGCAGTTTTCGTGGCCCGCAGGACGCGCTTCTCGCGCGTGACCCTGTCCGTCCCCGCTGTCGTCATCATGATCCCGGGCGTGCCGCTGTACCGTGCGCTCACCTACCTGAACAACCAGCAGATCGACGATGCCCTCACAGCTCTCTTCACAGTCATGTTCACGATCGTGGCGATCGGCATGGGCCTGGCGCTCTCCCGTATGCTGACGGATAAGAACTGGCTCGTCGAAAAGGAAGAACGAGTCCCGAACCTGTGGGAGTATGAGGAGGAGAACGCATGA
- a CDS encoding aspartate:alanine exchanger family transporter, whose amino-acid sequence MHQVFEILSEQPVLFLFLLIGIGMAFGHVKIRGISLGAAAVLFFAIVLAAWAQSYDIELRVTPQLGTLGLTLFTFAIGINSGASFFHNLKTAVGPILSMVALYGITATVGLYLGKAMGMDVPLIAGTFAGSVTNTPALAAAGEASGDPARATVGYSIAYLFGVIGMLAASMAALHYGRNDKDAPSPLSNRTIRVERDDHPFVGDIYEKLGEKVSFSRLRRGETGPITRPQMSDTLDPGDLVTVVGPRELVARAATELGHASSHSLMQDRSYLDFRRMTISNPKVAGRTVASLGLAKEFSATISRVRRGDVDMVAEPGLVLQQGDRVRVVAPTSKMAEITKFFGDSSHGLTDLNPIALGIGMALGIAIGELPILTPSGEYFSIGSAAGTLIVGLIFGRVGRIGPIATALPFTTCQVMAELGLLIFLAQAGAKAGGQILEAFTSGAWISIFALGFIMTSIMAIGLYCTMRWLFKMGGTKLAGLLGGAQTQPAVLAFANGRTNADPRVALGYALVYPVAMVGKIVVAQILGGM is encoded by the coding sequence GTGCATCAGGTATTCGAGATTCTGAGCGAACAGCCAGTTCTGTTCCTCTTCCTTCTCATCGGTATAGGCATGGCGTTCGGCCATGTGAAAATCAGGGGCATTAGCCTCGGCGCCGCCGCCGTTCTGTTCTTTGCCATCGTGTTGGCTGCGTGGGCGCAGTCCTACGACATCGAGCTGCGAGTCACCCCTCAGCTGGGTACTCTCGGCCTGACGCTCTTCACGTTCGCGATCGGCATCAACTCGGGTGCGTCGTTCTTCCACAACCTGAAGACCGCCGTCGGCCCGATTCTGTCGATGGTTGCCCTCTACGGCATCACCGCCACCGTCGGCCTCTACCTCGGTAAGGCCATGGGCATGGACGTTCCGCTCATCGCCGGTACCTTTGCGGGCTCGGTGACGAACACACCCGCTCTGGCCGCTGCCGGCGAGGCCTCCGGCGATCCTGCACGTGCGACGGTCGGCTACTCGATCGCCTACCTCTTCGGCGTCATCGGCATGCTTGCCGCTTCGATGGCCGCACTGCACTACGGCCGCAACGATAAGGACGCTCCCTCTCCCCTGTCGAACCGCACGATCCGCGTCGAGCGCGACGACCACCCCTTCGTCGGCGACATCTACGAGAAGCTCGGCGAGAAGGTCTCCTTCTCCCGTCTGCGCCGCGGCGAGACCGGCCCAATCACCCGTCCCCAGATGTCGGACACCCTGGATCCTGGTGACCTCGTGACGGTCGTCGGTCCCCGCGAGCTCGTCGCACGTGCGGCAACGGAGCTCGGCCACGCGTCCTCTCACTCCCTCATGCAGGACCGCTCCTACCTGGACTTCCGCCGCATGACGATCTCCAACCCGAAGGTCGCCGGACGCACGGTCGCCTCGCTCGGCCTCGCCAAGGAGTTCTCCGCGACGATCTCGCGCGTGCGCCGCGGCGACGTCGACATGGTCGCTGAGCCGGGCCTCGTCCTCCAGCAGGGTGACCGTGTGCGCGTCGTCGCTCCCACGTCCAAGATGGCCGAGATTACGAAGTTCTTCGGTGACTCGAGTCATGGTCTCACGGATCTCAACCCGATCGCCCTGGGCATCGGCATGGCGCTGGGTATTGCGATCGGCGAGCTGCCGATCCTGACCCCCTCCGGCGAGTACTTCTCGATCGGTTCCGCCGCCGGCACGCTCATCGTGGGCCTCATCTTCGGCCGCGTCGGCCGCATCGGCCCCATCGCGACGGCTCTGCCCTTCACGACCTGCCAGGTGATGGCCGAGCTCGGCCTGCTCATCTTCCTCGCGCAGGCAGGCGCGAAGGCCGGTGGACAGATCCTCGAGGCGTTCACCTCGGGCGCATGGATCAGCATCTTCGCCCTCGGCTTTATCATGACGTCGATTATGGCGATCGGCCTGTACTGCACAATGCGTTGGCTCTTCAAGATGGGTGGCACGAAGCTTGCCGGTCTGCTCGGTGGCGCTCAGACGCAGCCCGCCGTTCTCGCCTTCGCGAACGGCCGCACCAACGCCGATCCTCGCGTGGCGCTCGGCTACGCACTCGTCTACCCGGTCGCGATGGTTGGAAAGATCGTCGTCGCACAGATCCTGGGCGGCATGTAG
- a CDS encoding acetolactate synthase large subunit — protein MVSDTANTTRMTGAEAIVASLEALGVTDVFGMPGGAILPTYDPLLASTSIRHILVRHEQGAGHAAEGYALATGKVGCAIVTSGPGATNVLTALGDACMDSVPIVVISGQVGASLIGSDAFQEADVVGASMPITKHSFLVTDPAEIPARLAEAFHLAGTGRPGPVLVDITKSAQVAEMDFSWPPAIDLPGYRVADKPNMKQVRAAARAIADAQAPVLYVGGGIVRSGSTDALADLVEVTNAPVVTTLTARGAFPDSDRHNLGMPGMHGTVAAVGALQRADLIVALGARFDDRVTGRLDSFAPRATVVHIDIDAAEISKNRHADIPIVADLATALPILTEEIAQASSENKADISGWWRYLDRLRTKYPIGWAEPEDGMMAPQEVIKKLSDKVGPEAIYVTGVGQHQMWSAQFITLDNPRSFISSSGSGTMGYCIPAAMGAQVAAPDKVVWAIDGDGSFQMTNQELATCTINNIPIKVALINNSVLGMVRQWQSLFFGKRYSNTTLNPVEGEQIPNFEMLAQAYGMAARTVRSIDEVDEAIEWAMSINDRPVLIDFRVSKDSMVWPMVAAGVSNDEIRYAKGMAPDWEVED, from the coding sequence ATGGTGAGCGACACCGCCAACACCACCCGCATGACCGGAGCCGAGGCTATCGTGGCCAGCCTCGAGGCCCTGGGCGTTACCGACGTGTTCGGTATGCCCGGTGGCGCAATTCTGCCGACCTACGACCCGCTGCTGGCGTCGACGTCCATCCGCCACATTCTTGTCCGTCACGAGCAGGGCGCGGGCCACGCCGCCGAAGGCTACGCTCTGGCCACCGGTAAGGTCGGCTGCGCGATCGTGACGTCTGGCCCCGGCGCTACCAACGTGCTGACGGCCCTGGGCGACGCCTGCATGGACTCGGTCCCGATCGTCGTGATCTCGGGTCAGGTCGGCGCATCCCTGATCGGCAGCGACGCCTTCCAGGAAGCTGACGTCGTGGGCGCGTCGATGCCCATCACCAAGCACTCTTTCCTCGTCACGGATCCCGCGGAGATCCCCGCGCGCCTGGCCGAGGCCTTCCACCTCGCGGGCACCGGCCGCCCCGGCCCGGTCCTCGTGGACATCACCAAGTCCGCGCAGGTCGCGGAGATGGACTTCTCCTGGCCTCCCGCCATCGACCTGCCCGGCTACCGCGTCGCGGACAAGCCGAACATGAAGCAGGTGCGCGCGGCTGCCCGCGCGATCGCCGACGCCCAGGCCCCCGTGCTCTACGTGGGCGGCGGCATCGTGCGCTCCGGCTCCACCGACGCCCTCGCCGACCTTGTCGAGGTCACGAACGCCCCCGTCGTCACCACGCTGACCGCCCGCGGAGCGTTCCCCGACTCTGATCGCCACAACCTCGGCATGCCCGGCATGCACGGCACCGTGGCGGCCGTCGGTGCCCTCCAGCGCGCCGACCTGATCGTGGCCCTCGGCGCCCGCTTCGACGACCGCGTGACGGGCCGCCTCGACTCCTTCGCGCCCCGCGCCACCGTCGTGCACATCGACATCGACGCCGCGGAGATCTCGAAGAACCGCCACGCCGACATCCCGATCGTCGCCGACCTGGCGACTGCCCTGCCGATCCTCACCGAGGAAATTGCCCAGGCCTCGTCGGAAAACAAGGCGGATATCTCCGGATGGTGGCGCTACCTCGACCGCCTGCGTACCAAGTACCCGATCGGATGGGCCGAGCCCGAAGACGGCATGATGGCACCCCAGGAAGTCATCAAGAAGCTCTCCGACAAGGTCGGCCCCGAGGCGATCTACGTGACGGGCGTGGGCCAGCACCAGATGTGGTCCGCCCAGTTCATCACGCTCGACAACCCGCGCAGCTTCATCTCCTCGTCCGGCTCCGGCACCATGGGCTACTGCATCCCCGCAGCCATGGGCGCCCAGGTCGCTGCCCCCGACAAGGTCGTGTGGGCGATTGACGGCGACGGCTCCTTCCAGATGACCAACCAGGAACTGGCCACCTGCACGATCAACAACATCCCGATCAAGGTCGCCCTCATCAACAACTCGGTGCTGGGCATGGTCCGCCAGTGGCAGTCCCTGTTCTTCGGCAAGCGCTACTCGAACACGACGCTCAACCCCGTCGAGGGCGAGCAGATCCCCAACTTCGAGATGCTCGCGCAGGCCTACGGCATGGCGGCGCGCACCGTTCGCTCCATCGACGAGGTCGACGAGGCCATCGAATGGGCCATGTCGATCAACGATCGCCCCGTTCTCATTGACTTCCGCGTCTCCAAGGACTCGATGGTCTGGCCGATGGTCGCCGCGGGTGTGTCCAACGATGAGATTCGTTACGCCAAGGGCATGGCGCCCGACTGGGAGGTGGAAGACTGA